A DNA window from Paenibacillus andongensis contains the following coding sequences:
- a CDS encoding C40 family peptidase, protein MRKIILSTVMATSLLFGGIATAATSNQYVATDSDTFWTISQKFNVPLADLIASNPNVNERNIYAGIVINIPVKAPVKQSWEVKADAIIATGMKQLGTPYVFGGNTPYVAFDCSGFVQYAFNQNGFNLLHSSLLLSQLGTPVDKSNLRKGDLVFLQDTYTSGVSHVGIYIGNNKVLQAGTMGTREVKISTFFGTPYYDAHYWGARRLIN, encoded by the coding sequence ATGAGAAAGATTATTCTTTCAACCGTAATGGCGACAAGTCTCTTATTCGGCGGAATCGCTACAGCAGCAACTTCCAATCAATACGTCGCTACGGATTCTGACACTTTCTGGACCATTTCACAGAAATTCAATGTTCCTTTAGCCGATCTTATCGCTAGTAATCCAAACGTTAATGAGCGAAATATCTACGCAGGTATTGTTATCAATATTCCTGTTAAGGCTCCTGTTAAACAGAGCTGGGAAGTAAAAGCAGATGCCATCATTGCAACTGGTATGAAGCAGCTTGGAACGCCATATGTATTTGGCGGCAATACGCCATATGTTGCTTTTGATTGCTCTGGCTTTGTTCAATATGCGTTTAATCAAAACGGGTTTAACCTTCTTCATTCATCTCTATTGTTGAGTCAATTAGGAACGCCAGTTGATAAAAGCAATCTGCGTAAAGGTGATCTTGTGTTTCTTCAAGATACTTATACAAGCGGAGTCTCCCATGTAGGTATCTACATTGGAAATAACAAAGTTCTTCAAGCAGGTACGATGGGAACAAGGGAAGTTAAAATTAGCACTTTCTTTGGTACTCCCTACTATGATGCTCATTATTGGGGCGCGCGGCGTTTAATTAACTAG
- a CDS encoding ABC transporter ATP-binding protein gives MNSDLSQQKVEISVDGVCMVFGKKGKQVTVLQDISFDVVQNEFVSLLGPSGCGKSTLLRLMADLLQPSSGQIMIQKDHPREVRLRRKFGIVFQNPTLFEWRTVRENVELPLEVMGRNRAEYRGMVDQLLETVGLTKFKDYYPWQLSGGMQQRVAIARALSLDPPILFMDEPFSALDEFTKEKLQFELLEIKRKTNKTIVFVTHSIPEAVFLSNRIIVLSANPGRVHSVHHVDLGEDRTLQARESERFHALTASIRNCFYEESGALDDQIG, from the coding sequence ATGAATTCAGATCTTTCCCAGCAGAAAGTGGAAATATCGGTGGATGGCGTCTGCATGGTGTTTGGGAAAAAAGGAAAGCAAGTGACTGTACTCCAAGACATCTCGTTCGATGTAGTCCAGAATGAATTCGTATCCTTACTTGGGCCTTCAGGCTGTGGCAAATCAACACTGCTGCGGCTGATGGCTGACCTGCTGCAACCCTCGAGTGGGCAAATTATGATTCAAAAGGATCATCCGCGGGAAGTGCGCCTACGCAGGAAATTCGGCATTGTGTTTCAGAATCCCACGCTGTTCGAGTGGCGAACTGTACGCGAAAATGTGGAGCTTCCCTTAGAGGTGATGGGACGTAATCGCGCGGAGTATCGAGGTATGGTCGATCAACTGCTTGAAACCGTAGGTTTGACGAAATTTAAAGATTATTACCCTTGGCAGCTAAGTGGCGGCATGCAGCAAAGAGTGGCAATTGCACGTGCTTTATCGCTGGATCCGCCTATTTTGTTTATGGATGAACCATTCTCGGCGCTTGATGAATTCACAAAGGAGAAACTGCAATTCGAACTGCTTGAAATTAAAAGAAAGACGAATAAGACGATCGTTTTCGTGACTCATAGTATTCCGGAAGCTGTGTTTTTATCCAATCGAATCATTGTATTATCTGCAAATCCTGGTCGCGTACACTCCGTTCACCACGTCGATTTGGGAGAGGATCGTACTTTGCAAGCCCGAGAATCGGAACGTTTCCATGCTTTGACCGCTTCCATTCGAAATTGCTTCTACGAGGAGAGTGGTGCCCTTGATGATCAAATTGGATAG
- a CDS encoding ABC transporter permease, protein MIKLDRQWHQAAVIACWIASLLLLWEVFAWLIHNVIQVSQPDSKLPYLHKVITSLQDNLPTLIKQGFTTFGNAMTGFLIGTIFGAALAITISLSKTVEHTLTPYMVASQMVPIIGLAPILYGILHDPSLSRIVMAGYVTFFPVTINSLRGLRSVQPEQLELMRSLAASTWHSYLKLKLPSALPGLFAGLKISAPLAITASIIVELMGAPDGIGVLMVSSLYYGAAQVYMFWCTVLVSIAIGFTTFLLLVLLERWLTPWQPDFRESRRGGA, encoded by the coding sequence ATGATCAAATTGGATAGACAATGGCATCAAGCTGCTGTTATTGCTTGTTGGATAGCGTCATTGCTCCTCCTCTGGGAAGTGTTCGCTTGGCTGATCCATAACGTGATTCAAGTATCACAACCCGACTCCAAACTGCCTTATTTGCATAAGGTGATAACCTCTTTACAAGACAACCTTCCCACGCTCATCAAGCAGGGTTTCACAACGTTCGGCAATGCGATGACTGGCTTCCTGATTGGTACCATTTTCGGCGCTGCCTTAGCCATTACCATAAGCCTCTCCAAAACGGTTGAACACACACTAACTCCCTACATGGTCGCTTCTCAAATGGTGCCCATCATCGGTCTTGCACCGATCCTGTACGGCATCCTCCATGATCCGAGTCTTTCGCGGATCGTTATGGCAGGTTATGTGACATTTTTCCCTGTCACCATTAACTCGCTTCGCGGGCTGCGCAGTGTGCAGCCTGAACAGCTGGAGCTTATGCGCTCCTTAGCTGCTTCAACCTGGCACAGCTACCTGAAGCTCAAGCTGCCATCCGCGCTGCCGGGATTGTTCGCCGGACTCAAGATCTCAGCTCCGCTGGCGATCACAGCTTCCATCATCGTTGAGCTAATGGGGGCTCCCGATGGAATCGGCGTGCTAATGGTTAGCTCTCTATATTACGGAGCTGCACAAGTATACATGTTCTGGTGCACGGTGCTTGTTTCGATTGCCATTGGCTTTACAACCTTTCTTCTACTAGTTCTCTTAGAAAGATGGCTGACACCGTGGCAGCCTGATTTCCGCGAAAGCAGGAGGGGAGGCGCATGA
- a CDS encoding ABC transporter permease, which translates to MKEVILSKEQQVSVTPLTSLEEPTRVYTGKAQEGYTAIFTQPMKLFPYLFGLVFLLLWQFRGIHTLFSLERYQLPIPSDIITAMRENGDILLIYTLYTGVEMIGGFLVGSLLGWLAAVAASFRPQAGAGAISIMASLNAVPIVALAPIMNNWLGDGVASRMGIVSVMTMATMAVSTYKGLRSIEPSYLELMTSYAASTRQLFLKLRLPKALPSIFSALKINMSTSIIGAIVGEFFIASRGLGYLLSDQIRLANMPLAWACIVIAAILGIVLYTIIQLLEKRFIPWSNSNR; encoded by the coding sequence ATGAAAGAGGTCATTTTAAGTAAAGAACAACAAGTTTCGGTAACGCCGCTAACGAGTTTAGAAGAACCTACCAGAGTGTACACGGGAAAAGCACAAGAAGGCTACACGGCTATATTCACGCAGCCAATGAAGTTATTTCCGTATTTATTCGGTCTCGTATTCTTGCTGCTTTGGCAATTCAGAGGGATACACACCTTATTCAGCTTAGAACGCTATCAGCTGCCTATTCCTTCGGATATCATCACAGCCATGCGCGAGAATGGCGATATCCTGCTCATTTATACGCTATACACAGGTGTAGAAATGATCGGCGGCTTTCTCGTTGGGTCGCTGCTGGGTTGGCTTGCTGCAGTCGCAGCTTCCTTCAGGCCACAAGCAGGTGCGGGTGCAATTTCGATCATGGCCTCGCTCAATGCGGTGCCGATCGTAGCTCTTGCGCCAATCATGAATAATTGGTTGGGAGACGGCGTCGCTTCACGAATGGGTATCGTCTCAGTCATGACGATGGCTACCATGGCGGTCAGCACCTACAAAGGGCTGCGCTCCATTGAGCCGTCCTACCTAGAGCTAATGACTTCGTACGCGGCTAGCACAAGACAGCTTTTTCTCAAACTAAGATTACCCAAAGCCTTACCATCGATATTCTCAGCCCTTAAAATCAACATGTCAACGAGTATCATCGGTGCGATCGTGGGGGAGTTTTTCATTGCATCGCGTGGCTTAGGATACTTGCTTTCGGACCAAATCCGACTGGCCAATATGCCCTTAGCTTGGGCTTGTATTGTCATCGCAGCTATCCTGGGAATTGTTTTATATACGATCATTCAACTTCTAGAGAAACGCTTTATACCGTGGTCAAATTCCAATCGCTAG
- a CDS encoding ABC transporter substrate-binding protein, with protein MKKRILTGKLALMFSMFMVLIIISACASEKSATTTPAASTAAGATKSPSAEPLKKVKIQLKWVPQAQFAGIYAAKEKGFYKDEGIDVEIVPGGPDVIIEQQVVNGAVDIGVSSFDSLLVNRDNGLPLVSLAQVTQKSSYRLISKKSTGIDAPAKMKDKKVGTWMGSQQFQVLAFMEKNGLDPKKDIQLVKQGFTMDQFFGDQLDVATATIYNEYYVVLESGVKETDLNVFNFDDAGVAMLEDTLIAKKDWVDKNHDLAVKAVRATLKGWNYAIEHQDEVVDIVMKSVAAGSTTKQHQTTMLKEMAKLVKPEGFTNEQVGSFVDESVKRTADIALKYGLIKKAADLTGAIDKTILQGK; from the coding sequence TTGAAAAAGAGAATCCTTACTGGCAAATTGGCTTTGATGTTTAGTATGTTCATGGTTTTAATTATCATCTCAGCTTGTGCTTCCGAAAAATCTGCAACCACAACGCCAGCTGCATCTACCGCAGCAGGTGCAACCAAGTCCCCTTCGGCAGAGCCGCTCAAGAAGGTCAAAATTCAGTTGAAATGGGTGCCACAAGCGCAGTTCGCCGGAATCTATGCCGCTAAAGAGAAAGGCTTTTACAAGGATGAAGGAATCGATGTAGAAATTGTGCCTGGCGGACCGGATGTTATCATCGAGCAGCAAGTTGTAAATGGCGCTGTCGATATTGGCGTATCGAGCTTTGACTCTTTGTTAGTCAACCGTGACAATGGATTACCTCTCGTCTCGTTGGCGCAAGTAACACAGAAGAGTTCGTACCGTTTAATATCCAAAAAATCGACCGGTATCGATGCGCCAGCCAAAATGAAGGACAAAAAGGTCGGGACATGGATGGGAAGCCAGCAGTTCCAAGTGCTTGCTTTTATGGAGAAGAACGGACTTGACCCGAAGAAAGACATTCAATTGGTCAAACAAGGCTTCACAATGGATCAATTCTTTGGGGATCAGCTGGATGTGGCGACAGCAACGATTTATAACGAGTACTATGTTGTGCTTGAGAGCGGTGTGAAAGAGACAGATTTGAATGTGTTTAACTTTGATGATGCCGGTGTTGCGATGCTGGAGGATACGCTTATTGCGAAGAAGGACTGGGTCGATAAGAACCACGATCTCGCAGTTAAAGCCGTGAGAGCAACCCTGAAAGGCTGGAACTACGCGATTGAGCATCAGGACGAAGTCGTTGATATTGTGATGAAAAGTGTAGCGGCAGGCAGTACAACAAAACAACATCAAACGACGATGCTGAAGGAAATGGCGAAGCTTGTGAAGCCGGAAGGATTTACGAATGAGCAAGTTGGCTCTTTCGTCGATGAGTCGGTGAAACGGACAGCTGACATTGCGCTTAAATATGGCTTGATTAAGAAAGCAGCTGATTTGACTGGGGCTATTGATAAAACGATTTTACAGGGCAAGTGA
- a CDS encoding aspartate aminotransferase family protein gives MSANEVSDLLTKEDLLEKDRKYVWHHMSAHNENPMILASGEGSWVTDVDGNRYLDGMSGLWCVNVGHGRKEIAEAAAEQMMKIAYATLVQSHVPAIELAAKLNEWLDGEYRIFYSNSGSDANEVAFKIARQYHHQNGKPSKHKFISRHRAYHGNSMGALGATGQAQRKLKYEPLGVGFQHVPPPYCYRCPFGQTKGSCSFQCAKAIEDAIVWEGPDSVAGVIVEPVITGGGMIVPPDEYLPMVRSICDKYKVLLIVDEVICGFGRSGEKFGHLNYGVRPDIVTMAKGLTSAYSPLSATAVSAELYESFKDKEATSHLRHINTFGGNPVSCVVAMKNMEILEKENLVARSAHIGNTFRTQLEPLLDHPHVGEIRIFGSAMGIELVEDQESKLPATADRVTKIIASCKQKGLLIGRNGDTVPGFANILTLSPPLSSTNEDIAFIIETLLAVFDANQEKG, from the coding sequence ATGAGCGCTAACGAAGTTAGTGATCTGCTAACGAAGGAGGACCTGCTTGAGAAAGATCGCAAATATGTGTGGCATCACATGTCAGCACATAACGAAAATCCGATGATACTTGCTTCTGGTGAGGGAAGCTGGGTTACGGATGTGGATGGGAATCGCTATTTGGATGGCATGTCCGGATTATGGTGCGTGAATGTGGGTCACGGCAGAAAAGAAATTGCGGAGGCTGCCGCTGAGCAAATGATGAAAATCGCTTATGCTACGCTCGTCCAATCTCATGTACCCGCGATTGAATTAGCTGCGAAATTGAATGAGTGGCTGGATGGTGAGTATCGGATTTTTTACTCAAATTCAGGGTCGGATGCCAATGAAGTGGCTTTCAAGATTGCTCGCCAATACCATCATCAGAATGGAAAGCCGTCCAAACATAAGTTCATCTCAAGACACCGTGCTTATCATGGCAATTCAATGGGGGCACTGGGTGCAACAGGGCAAGCGCAGCGTAAGTTGAAATATGAACCGCTTGGTGTAGGCTTTCAGCATGTGCCACCGCCTTATTGCTATCGCTGCCCATTCGGCCAGACAAAAGGGTCATGCAGTTTTCAATGCGCCAAAGCCATCGAGGATGCCATTGTTTGGGAGGGGCCAGATTCTGTTGCCGGCGTAATCGTAGAGCCCGTGATTACGGGAGGCGGAATGATTGTTCCTCCGGACGAGTACCTGCCCATGGTGCGCAGCATTTGTGATAAGTATAAAGTGCTCCTCATTGTAGATGAAGTGATTTGCGGATTCGGTCGATCCGGCGAGAAGTTCGGTCATCTGAATTATGGAGTGAGACCGGACATCGTGACAATGGCCAAAGGCTTGACCAGTGCGTACTCGCCTCTTTCTGCAACCGCTGTTTCGGCTGAACTGTATGAATCGTTCAAAGATAAAGAAGCGACCAGCCATTTAAGACACATCAATACGTTTGGAGGTAATCCAGTCTCTTGCGTTGTTGCAATGAAGAATATGGAGATTTTGGAAAAAGAAAACCTGGTTGCGCGCTCTGCTCATATCGGAAACACATTTAGAACTCAATTGGAACCTTTGCTTGACCACCCGCATGTTGGGGAGATACGCATTTTTGGATCAGCGATGGGTATCGAGCTTGTAGAAGATCAAGAGTCGAAGCTTCCGGCAACTGCTGACCGCGTGACGAAGATCATAGCAAGCTGCAAGCAAAAAGGTCTGCTCATTGGGAGGAACGGGGATACAGTGCCTGGATTTGCTAACATTCTCACGCTAAGTCCACCTTTATCTTCGACAAATGAGGATATTGCTTTTATCATCGAGACCTTGCTTGCTGTGTTTGATGCCAATCAGGAGAAAGGATGA
- a CDS encoding M20 family metallo-hydrolase, with translation MPKAPQIQINASRLQQRIQELAEIGKIGETGVCRLALSKEDREGVELVKSWMQEAGMEASIDPFANLIGVLKGSNPSAPVLMLGSHVDSQPYGGRFDGAIGVLGAIEVVQTLVEEGIKPECNIEVVAFCDEEGCRFNKGLFGVRGMTGKLEANELERTDKNGVTRREALVQFGCDPVEFESYVFQEGRIGAFLELHIEQGPVLESLDAPIGIVSGISGPLWLTVEMTGFAGHAGSVPMSMRQDALLGCAKIIVALNELVRQEPGAPTVGTVGSLTVFPDSRNIIPEKVSFTIDLRDIDLRRRNAVEAELISVIENVSHEHGLTYTIREDTNSEPRYCANWIKQSLHQEAALMGLAPPELMSGPFHDSLTMSYVCDYGMIFVRCLEGISHNPKEYASPEDITMGTELLYRTARRIATEKGGFQP, from the coding sequence TTGCCTAAAGCACCTCAGATACAAATTAACGCTTCACGACTGCAACAGCGAATTCAGGAGCTCGCCGAAATCGGGAAAATTGGAGAGACGGGCGTATGCAGATTAGCCTTGTCCAAAGAAGATCGAGAAGGCGTGGAGTTAGTGAAAAGTTGGATGCAGGAAGCTGGGATGGAAGCTTCAATCGATCCATTCGCCAACTTAATTGGTGTGCTTAAGGGGAGCAATCCGAGTGCGCCTGTACTTATGCTAGGCTCTCATGTGGATTCGCAGCCTTATGGCGGTAGATTTGATGGTGCGATAGGCGTACTTGGTGCGATTGAGGTGGTCCAAACGCTGGTGGAGGAAGGGATAAAGCCAGAATGTAATATTGAAGTTGTGGCATTCTGCGATGAAGAGGGCTGCCGCTTCAACAAAGGGCTTTTCGGCGTTCGCGGTATGACCGGAAAGCTTGAAGCAAATGAGTTGGAGCGTACGGATAAAAATGGCGTTACACGTAGAGAAGCTTTGGTTCAGTTTGGGTGTGACCCTGTTGAATTCGAGAGCTATGTGTTCCAAGAAGGTCGGATTGGCGCTTTTCTGGAGCTGCATATCGAGCAAGGTCCAGTTCTGGAGTCACTCGATGCTCCGATTGGTATCGTCAGCGGAATCTCTGGTCCATTATGGCTCACGGTAGAGATGACCGGCTTCGCTGGGCACGCGGGTTCGGTGCCGATGTCTATGCGCCAAGACGCGCTTCTAGGCTGTGCCAAAATCATTGTGGCGCTCAATGAGTTAGTGCGGCAGGAGCCAGGTGCTCCGACCGTCGGAACGGTAGGCTCCCTTACGGTGTTTCCGGATTCCCGCAATATCATCCCGGAGAAGGTATCCTTCACCATTGACTTGCGGGACATTGATTTACGGCGTCGCAATGCGGTAGAAGCGGAGCTGATCAGCGTGATCGAGAACGTGTCGCACGAGCATGGTCTCACGTATACGATTCGCGAAGATACGAACAGTGAACCCCGCTACTGTGCGAACTGGATCAAGCAAAGCCTGCATCAGGAAGCAGCTCTGATGGGGTTGGCTCCGCCAGAGCTGATGAGCGGACCTTTTCATGATTCGCTTACCATGTCCTATGTTTGTGACTATGGGATGATTTTCGTTCGATGCCTCGAAGGCATCAGTCACAATCCCAAAGAATATGCTAGTCCAGAGGACATTACGATGGGCACGGAGCTTTTATACCGTACCGCACGACGGATCGCCACGGAAAAGGGGGGCTTCCAGCCATGA
- a CDS encoding nitrilase-related carbon-nitrogen hydrolase codes for MSKVKVGLIQASHDVHGDEAVVKHKEAAIQKHIALVRKAAQQGAQIICLQEIFYGPYFCAEQTTKWYDAAEEIPKGPTTMLFQELAKELGVVIILPIYEREGIASYYNTAAVIDADGTYLGKYRKHHIPHVAAGGGTCGFWEKYYFKPGNLGYPVFDTAFAKVGVYICYDRHFPEGARALGLGGAEIVFNPSATVSGTSEYLWKLEQPAHAVANGYYVGAINRVGHEAPWNMGEFYGQSYLVDPRGSIVSIGSRNQDEVVIGEMDKELIREVRNVWQFYRDRRPETYEQIVSL; via the coding sequence ATGAGCAAAGTGAAAGTTGGCCTCATTCAAGCCTCGCATGATGTGCATGGCGATGAGGCCGTGGTCAAACACAAAGAAGCAGCGATACAAAAGCATATCGCGTTGGTTCGTAAAGCGGCGCAGCAAGGCGCGCAGATCATTTGCTTGCAAGAAATATTCTACGGCCCTTATTTCTGCGCAGAGCAAACAACTAAGTGGTACGATGCCGCAGAGGAAATACCAAAGGGGCCAACGACTATGCTCTTCCAGGAACTGGCGAAGGAACTCGGGGTTGTCATCATCCTTCCTATATATGAGAGAGAAGGCATCGCTTCGTATTACAATACGGCTGCTGTGATTGATGCGGATGGCACCTATTTGGGCAAATACCGCAAACATCACATTCCGCATGTGGCGGCGGGAGGCGGTACTTGCGGGTTCTGGGAGAAGTATTATTTTAAACCAGGTAATCTGGGCTATCCCGTTTTTGATACAGCGTTTGCTAAGGTTGGGGTTTACATCTGTTACGATCGCCATTTCCCAGAAGGAGCAAGGGCTCTCGGACTTGGCGGAGCAGAGATTGTGTTCAATCCTTCCGCTACAGTATCGGGGACGTCGGAGTATCTCTGGAAGCTTGAACAACCGGCTCACGCCGTGGCCAATGGGTATTATGTCGGTGCCATTAATCGTGTTGGTCACGAAGCTCCGTGGAACATGGGAGAATTCTATGGTCAATCTTACTTGGTGGATCCGCGCGGTTCGATTGTTTCCATCGGAAGTCGGAATCAAGATGAAGTGGTCATCGGCGAAATGGACAAAGAGTTAATCCGTGAAGTCCGCAATGTTTGGCAATTTTATCGGGATCGCAGGCCTGAAACCTATGAACAAATTGTTAGCTTATAA
- a CDS encoding NAD(P)-dependent oxidoreductase, protein MSSTFISLTDLKRNFAEVKSGMKPKEAIEESNRCLFCYDAPCIRACPTGIDIPSFIKKIASGNLKGSVRTIMEANPVGASCSRVCPTEELCEGACVLNHSSKPILIGNLQRYATDWAIKNEQILFKAGTSNGKSVAVIGGGPAGLSAARELARFGFKVTVFEAKEQAGGLDTYGIVSFRLPQEISLWEVEQVKQLGVEFHMNTRVGIDISSADLLGDYDAVVLAVGMSRVPMLGIEGEALKGVYDAIDFVESTKTEQELDTSLVGKRVAVIGAGNTAIDAATCSVRLGAEKVQIVYRRTQEEMTAYDFEYDFAKQDGVAFQWLTAPKRIIGDANGNVVALECLRMELVEVDAGRKRPLPIEGSEFIMEVDAVIKAIGQTRHVSLIDQFELAHTRGTVTVDPSTGQTSNPKVYAAGDVIFGEGQGEAMVVSAAQQGKQTAYAIYNQLVKRENASA, encoded by the coding sequence ATGAGTTCAACATTTATTTCCTTAACCGATTTGAAACGCAATTTCGCGGAGGTCAAATCCGGTATGAAGCCGAAAGAGGCGATCGAGGAATCGAACCGCTGCTTATTTTGTTATGATGCTCCTTGCATTCGTGCCTGTCCAACGGGGATTGATATTCCTTCTTTTATCAAAAAGATTGCTTCCGGCAATCTCAAAGGCTCCGTACGTACAATTATGGAAGCGAATCCGGTAGGGGCCTCTTGCTCAAGGGTATGTCCCACAGAGGAGCTTTGTGAAGGAGCTTGTGTACTCAATCATTCGTCCAAGCCTATCCTAATTGGCAACTTACAGCGCTATGCGACGGATTGGGCTATTAAGAATGAACAAATATTGTTCAAGGCCGGGACAAGTAATGGGAAGTCAGTTGCTGTGATTGGTGGCGGGCCTGCTGGTTTATCGGCAGCTCGGGAGCTTGCCCGCTTCGGGTTCAAGGTTACGGTGTTTGAGGCGAAGGAGCAGGCTGGAGGGTTAGATACCTACGGAATCGTCTCGTTCCGGCTGCCCCAGGAGATTTCACTATGGGAAGTCGAGCAGGTTAAGCAGTTAGGTGTGGAATTCCATATGAACACGCGAGTCGGCATAGATATAAGCAGCGCAGATTTACTGGGCGACTATGATGCCGTTGTTCTGGCTGTGGGAATGTCAAGGGTTCCGATGCTGGGTATTGAAGGCGAAGCCTTAAAAGGCGTGTACGATGCCATCGATTTTGTGGAATCTACGAAGACAGAACAGGAGCTGGATACATCCCTCGTTGGTAAGCGGGTAGCTGTCATAGGAGCGGGGAATACAGCAATAGATGCGGCGACGTGCTCAGTAAGGCTAGGAGCTGAAAAAGTGCAAATTGTGTATCGGCGTACACAGGAAGAGATGACGGCGTATGATTTTGAATATGATTTCGCTAAGCAGGATGGCGTTGCGTTTCAGTGGCTTACGGCTCCAAAACGGATCATTGGGGATGCGAATGGGAATGTCGTAGCATTAGAATGCTTGCGCATGGAACTAGTGGAAGTAGATGCGGGGCGCAAACGTCCGCTTCCCATTGAAGGCTCAGAATTTATCATGGAGGTAGATGCCGTTATTAAGGCGATTGGGCAGACGAGGCATGTTTCCCTCATTGATCAATTCGAACTTGCACATACACGAGGAACCGTTACAGTTGATCCGTCAACAGGTCAAACGTCCAATCCCAAGGTGTATGCAGCGGGCGACGTCATTTTCGGAGAAGGACAGGGAGAAGCAATGGTTGTATCGGCGGCTCAGCAAGGCAAACAAACGGCTTATGCTATTTATAATCAACTGGTGAAAAGGGAAAATGCTTCGGCTTAA
- the preA gene encoding NAD-dependent dihydropyrimidine dehydrogenase subunit PreA has protein sequence MADLRINLAGIASPNPFWLASAPPTNTGYQVQRAFEAGWGGAVWKTLGDPIINTSSRFAAIHFNGQRVAGFNNIELITDRPLEVNLKEIYETKKRFPNHAVVVSLMVEPNREKWHEIVKKVEAVGVDGLELNFGCPHGMAERGMGAASGQQPDLVEAQTMWVKEAATTPVIVKLTPNITDITSTAKAAVRGGADAISLINTINSLAGVDIDSWNTIPHVGGKGSHGGYCGPAVKPIALHMVADCARNLEVGVPISGIGGISNWRDAVEFMLMGATGVQVCTAAMHHGFRIVEDMIDGLNNYLDEKGLASVTELIGKSVPRYSDWGNLDLNYAVVARIDTDTCINCNKCHIACEDTSHQCIDMLTGDQGQSYLQVREEDCVGCNLCAIVCPVEGAISMIEVSGTEAPMTWNERQEAVAKLSAGKETTKKEAV, from the coding sequence ATGGCTGATTTACGCATAAATCTAGCAGGTATAGCGTCACCTAATCCGTTCTGGTTAGCATCGGCGCCACCGACCAACACGGGTTATCAAGTTCAACGCGCTTTCGAAGCGGGGTGGGGTGGAGCGGTTTGGAAAACACTTGGTGATCCCATTATTAATACGTCTTCGCGTTTTGCAGCTATTCATTTCAACGGACAACGCGTTGCAGGCTTCAATAATATTGAACTCATCACGGACCGACCGTTAGAGGTTAATCTTAAAGAAATTTATGAGACGAAGAAGCGTTTTCCGAATCATGCGGTTGTTGTATCCCTGATGGTTGAGCCGAACCGAGAGAAATGGCATGAGATTGTAAAAAAGGTCGAAGCTGTCGGTGTCGACGGCTTGGAGCTGAACTTTGGCTGCCCGCATGGCATGGCTGAACGCGGCATGGGTGCTGCTTCGGGGCAGCAGCCAGATCTCGTGGAGGCGCAGACGATGTGGGTGAAGGAAGCGGCGACGACGCCGGTCATCGTGAAGTTGACGCCGAACATCACAGATATTACGAGCACCGCTAAGGCGGCGGTTCGAGGTGGAGCGGATGCGATATCGTTGATCAATACGATTAACTCATTAGCTGGCGTGGATATCGATTCGTGGAACACGATTCCGCATGTCGGGGGCAAGGGCTCTCATGGCGGCTATTGCGGACCAGCAGTTAAACCCATTGCCCTCCATATGGTTGCTGATTGTGCGCGAAACCTAGAGGTTGGCGTACCTATTTCTGGCATTGGCGGTATTTCCAATTGGCGAGATGCCGTTGAGTTCATGCTGATGGGCGCGACGGGCGTTCAAGTGTGTACGGCAGCGATGCACCATGGTTTCCGCATTGTGGAGGATATGATCGATGGCTTGAACAACTATTTGGATGAAAAAGGTCTCGCCAGCGTCACAGAATTGATCGGGAAATCCGTTCCGCGCTACTCCGATTGGGGGAACTTGGATTTGAACTATGCGGTTGTGGCGCGAATTGACACGGATACCTGTATCAACTGCAACAAATGCCATATCGCTTGCGAAGATACGTCTCATCAATGCATAGATATGTTGACGGGCGATCAGGGTCAGTCCTATTTGCAAGTACGCGAAGAAGATTGTGTGGGATGTAACTTATGTGCGATTGTTTGTCCCGTTGAAGGCGCCATTTCTATGATTGAGGTATCAGGAACAGAAGCGCCAATGACTTGGAACGAAAGGCAGGAGGCCGTCGCCAAGCTGTCAGCAGGCAAAGAAACCACCAAGAAGGAGGCTGTGTAA